One genomic window of Paenisporosarcina antarctica includes the following:
- a CDS encoding class I SAM-dependent methyltransferase: MKTIVTTAGRRTEYTKQLAQNAATQLGLSYVDRQKRNIIQLQQHFQSDVLVATKSRWECHGLNSSEPFFFHPSSAKFRLKRLARGERDPLLEVCQLQAGDSFLDCTLGFGSDSLVAAFAIGDTGYIKGCEANPVLAFILQEAFHKGRTDYVEFESLMNQIQIISSDALSYLKQLDENSFDVIYMDPMFETLIKESDSIGPLRSLGVRESLSSEWIHEALRVAKKRVVLKAHFRSSWFKEFGFNQIIRPNTKFHYGFIEKAALNN; encoded by the coding sequence GTGAAAACCATTGTCACAACTGCTGGACGAAGAACTGAATATACAAAGCAACTTGCTCAAAATGCAGCAACTCAATTAGGCTTGTCTTACGTTGACCGTCAGAAAAGGAACATAATACAATTACAACAACATTTTCAAAGTGATGTTTTAGTTGCAACGAAGAGTCGATGGGAGTGCCATGGATTAAATTCATCAGAACCTTTCTTTTTTCATCCAAGTTCAGCGAAGTTTCGTTTAAAGCGTTTAGCGAGGGGGGAAAGAGATCCTCTACTTGAAGTTTGCCAATTACAAGCAGGTGATTCATTCCTAGACTGTACGCTTGGTTTTGGTTCGGATAGTTTAGTTGCCGCCTTTGCAATTGGTGATACGGGGTATATAAAAGGATGCGAAGCAAATCCAGTGCTGGCCTTTATTTTACAGGAAGCTTTTCATAAAGGAAGAACAGATTATGTTGAATTTGAATCATTAATGAATCAAATTCAAATTATTTCTTCTGACGCTCTTTCGTATTTGAAGCAATTAGACGAGAATTCTTTTGATGTTATCTATATGGATCCAATGTTCGAAACTTTAATTAAAGAGTCAGACTCTATTGGACCACTGCGATCTCTAGGGGTACGAGAATCATTAAGTTCTGAATGGATACATGAGGCCTTACGAGTTGCAAAAAAGCGTGTCGTATTAAAAGCTCATTTTCGGTCTTCTTGGTTTAAAGAGTTTGGATTCAATCAAATTATTCGACCCAATACTAAATTCCATTATGGATTCATAGAAAAAGCTGCCCTCAATAATTGA
- a CDS encoding BrxA/BrxB family bacilliredoxin produces MNAYDEYMKEIVKPMRAELVSVGFKELTNAEMVSEHMTQATGTSLIMINSVCGCAAGLARPAVAQALTEVTNKPEHIVTVFAGQDQEATYQMRAFFEEVPPSSPSIAIVKDGKLAYFIPREQIEGFSMEHIKEHLVTVLNQVTAS; encoded by the coding sequence ATGAATGCTTACGATGAGTACATGAAAGAAATAGTAAAACCAATGAGAGCAGAGCTTGTAAGTGTTGGTTTTAAAGAATTAACTAATGCGGAAATGGTTAGCGAACATATGACACAAGCTACAGGTACTTCCTTAATTATGATTAATTCCGTTTGTGGTTGTGCAGCTGGTTTAGCACGTCCTGCTGTTGCTCAAGCACTGACTGAAGTGACGAACAAACCTGAACATATAGTGACTGTCTTTGCAGGTCAAGATCAAGAAGCAACTTATCAAATGCGTGCATTCTTCGAAGAAGTACCACCAAGCTCTCCTTCAATTGCGATTGTGAAAGATGGCAAGCTAGCATATTTCATACCTCGTGAACAAATTGAAGGGTTTTCAATGGAACATATAAAAGAACATTTAGTTACGGTACTTAATCAAGTTACCGCTTCGTGA
- a CDS encoding conserved virulence factor C family protein, giving the protein MKILTIEPTPSPNTMKVIVDHELPFGKSFNYKKDENLDAPKEIISILNIQGVKGIYHVADFLAIERLAKNNWEQILVEVRNAFGENHASVESENQLNEHFGEVYVHVQQIKGIPLQVKVFDQTTEERIALSPRFVEAMNASMKENDENYILQRKWADFGVRYGEKKDIAEQLREEIEATYPDSRLQQLIEEANSPKSEVLAYGRQVSLEDFQVDSWQERFQLLDQLANPSVSNLPLLSEALQDEQMSIRRLATVYLGMIDNENVIPHMENALKDKSSSVRRTAGDCMSDLGFPQFEDAMQQALKDRNKLVRWRAAMFLYETGTEKSLPALHEAKEDTEFEVKLQVNMAIARIEQGEEAKGSVWKQMTESRK; this is encoded by the coding sequence GTGAAAATACTAACAATTGAACCAACACCAAGTCCAAATACAATGAAAGTTATTGTGGATCATGAACTCCCTTTTGGGAAAAGTTTTAATTATAAAAAAGATGAAAACTTAGATGCACCAAAAGAAATTATATCCATATTAAATATTCAAGGTGTAAAAGGAATTTATCATGTTGCAGATTTTTTAGCAATTGAACGTCTTGCAAAAAATAACTGGGAACAAATTTTAGTCGAAGTTCGTAATGCTTTTGGGGAGAATCATGCATCAGTTGAAAGTGAAAACCAATTAAACGAACATTTCGGTGAAGTTTATGTTCATGTCCAACAAATTAAAGGTATTCCACTTCAAGTCAAAGTATTCGACCAAACAACTGAAGAACGTATAGCACTTTCACCTCGCTTTGTAGAAGCGATGAATGCGAGTATGAAAGAAAATGACGAAAATTACATCTTACAGCGTAAATGGGCTGACTTTGGTGTGCGTTACGGCGAAAAAAAAGATATTGCCGAACAACTCAGAGAAGAAATTGAAGCAACCTACCCTGATTCACGATTACAACAATTGATAGAAGAAGCGAATAGTCCAAAAAGTGAAGTGCTTGCATATGGACGTCAAGTGTCTTTAGAAGATTTTCAAGTAGATTCTTGGCAAGAACGATTCCAATTACTTGATCAATTGGCGAATCCATCTGTTAGCAATTTGCCCCTTCTTTCTGAGGCTCTTCAAGATGAACAAATGTCAATTCGTCGTTTAGCTACCGTCTATTTAGGAATGATAGATAATGAAAATGTCATCCCTCACATGGAAAATGCTTTGAAGGACAAAAGTTCTTCAGTTCGACGTACTGCTGGAGATTGTATGAGCGATCTTGGGTTCCCACAATTTGAAGATGCTATGCAACAAGCTTTGAAAGATAGAAATAAGCTCGTACGCTGGAGAGCAGCCATGTTTTTATATGAAACTGGAACGGAAAAATCACTTCCTGCTCTTCATGAAGCTAAGGAAGATACTGAATTTGAAGTGAAATTACAAGTAAATATGGCAATTGCTCGAATCGAGCAAGGCGAAGAAGCTAAAGGTTCCGTTTGGAAACAAATGACCGAATCCAGAAAATAA
- a CDS encoding ABC-F family ATP-binding cassette domain-containing protein produces the protein MSHLIVSNLTKTVGVKTLFENIDFTIYAGERAGLIGVNGTGKSTFLSILANQLEADSLSMDHPNQYRIAILEQDPQFDDDLTVLQAVFSGDSPALQINRKYEDALDKLNEDSSSVEYQDAYMEIQSEMDLYNAWDINSMAKTALQKLGIDMFDRKVNELSGGQLKRVALAKVLVEPADLILLDEPTNHLDVKSSQWLQESLARLSSAIIFVTHDRYFLDGVSTHIYEIADQTMYTHRGNYGDYLEAKAIREEMAASSQVKQENHFRSELKWIRRGAKARTTKQKARIQRFDKLDESMDRNNDNSSLDMKIATTRLGKKVLEGIDLSKAYEDKKIIQNFSFLLQPGDRIGIVGPNGAGKSTLINMLAEKIQPDSGELSTGQTVKIAYFEQTIPPMNPMTRMIEYVRESSNDIEGSDGVRHSAAQMLEKFLFPLKVHGTLIGKLSGGERKRLHLLKLLMEQPNVLLLDEPTNDLDIQTLSVLEDFIEQFPGVVITISHDRFFLDRIAKKLWVLDGKGNTREVQEIYSDFLDQVPELKVEEVVFEEPEPIKIKEQKKKLSFKEQKEWETIEADIEKVEGAIIAAEKDVESAGSDFEKLQKATNHLEALNEQYNQFIERWTYLQEISS, from the coding sequence TTGAGTCATTTAATTGTATCAAATTTAACAAAAACGGTTGGAGTAAAGACATTATTTGAAAATATCGATTTTACGATATATGCAGGAGAACGTGCAGGCTTAATCGGAGTAAACGGAACTGGAAAATCAACGTTCCTTTCCATTCTTGCGAATCAACTTGAGGCAGATAGTCTATCAATGGACCATCCAAATCAATATCGCATTGCAATTTTAGAACAAGATCCTCAGTTTGATGACGATTTAACAGTTCTTCAAGCTGTCTTTAGCGGGGACTCACCTGCATTACAGATAAACAGAAAATATGAAGATGCTTTGGATAAATTAAACGAGGATTCTTCATCTGTAGAATACCAAGATGCATATATGGAAATTCAATCAGAAATGGATCTTTATAATGCATGGGATATTAATTCAATGGCTAAGACTGCGTTACAAAAGCTTGGGATTGATATGTTCGATCGCAAAGTGAATGAACTTTCAGGTGGTCAACTTAAAAGGGTTGCGTTAGCAAAAGTACTAGTTGAACCAGCTGATTTAATTTTATTAGATGAACCTACCAACCATTTAGATGTAAAATCGTCACAGTGGTTACAAGAAAGTTTAGCAAGACTTTCTAGCGCCATTATTTTTGTCACACATGATCGCTATTTCTTAGATGGCGTATCTACTCATATCTATGAAATTGCAGATCAAACTATGTATACACATCGTGGTAATTATGGTGATTATTTAGAAGCGAAAGCAATTCGAGAAGAAATGGCAGCCTCTTCTCAGGTTAAACAGGAAAATCACTTCCGTTCAGAACTTAAATGGATTCGACGAGGAGCAAAAGCAAGAACCACAAAACAAAAAGCACGTATACAGCGCTTTGATAAGTTGGATGAGTCAATGGACCGAAATAATGACAATTCGTCTTTAGACATGAAAATTGCAACCACTCGACTAGGTAAAAAAGTTCTTGAAGGGATAGATTTATCAAAAGCTTATGAAGACAAAAAAATCATTCAGAATTTTTCTTTTTTACTTCAACCGGGTGATCGAATTGGTATTGTCGGTCCTAATGGTGCTGGGAAAAGTACATTAATCAATATGTTGGCTGAGAAAATTCAGCCTGATAGTGGTGAATTGAGTACTGGTCAAACCGTAAAAATTGCTTATTTTGAACAAACCATTCCTCCAATGAATCCTATGACGCGAATGATTGAGTATGTTAGAGAATCTTCAAATGATATTGAAGGATCAGATGGAGTAAGACATTCAGCCGCTCAGATGTTAGAGAAATTCTTATTCCCACTTAAAGTTCACGGTACGCTCATTGGTAAGTTATCAGGGGGAGAGCGCAAAAGACTTCATTTATTGAAATTATTAATGGAACAGCCAAATGTTTTGTTATTAGATGAGCCAACAAATGATTTAGACATTCAAACATTATCAGTTCTAGAAGATTTTATAGAACAATTTCCAGGTGTTGTTATTACGATTTCCCATGATCGATTCTTCTTAGATCGTATCGCGAAAAAGCTGTGGGTATTAGATGGTAAAGGGAATACACGTGAGGTTCAAGAAATTTATTCGGATTTTCTTGATCAAGTACCAGAACTTAAGGTAGAAGAAGTTGTATTTGAAGAACCAGAACCAATAAAGATTAAAGAACAAAAGAAAAAATTATCCTTTAAAGAACAAAAAGAATGGGAAACCATCGAAGCTGATATCGAAAAAGTGGAGGGAGCGATTATTGCTGCCGAAAAAGATGTGGAATCTGCTGGTTCAGATTTCGAAAAACTTCAAAAAGCTACGAATCATTTAGAAGCATTAAATGAGCAATACAATCAATTTATTGAGCGATGGACATATCTGCAAGAAATTAGTAGCTAA
- a CDS encoding HD domain-containing protein, protein MNSIERCENLVKVIYDKFDASHDFQHIQRVRRNAHIISGQEGNVRNDLIELAVLLHDISDVKYSGTEGKKQETAIINQLELSPLDRKRIVEIIESVSFNGGNEKEATSIEAKIVRDADRLDAMGAIGIARTFAFGGARGRNLYDWSETARLNMSEKEYHTKDTSSVTHFYEKLLLLKDLMVTKTGKKLALQRHEYMLAFIDQLKIETSEEY, encoded by the coding sequence TTGAACTCTATTGAGAGATGTGAAAATTTAGTGAAAGTTATTTATGATAAATTTGATGCAAGTCATGACTTTCAACATATTCAACGAGTAAGAAGAAATGCACATATTATTAGTGGCCAAGAAGGAAATGTACGTAACGATTTAATTGAACTTGCTGTACTTCTTCATGATATTAGTGATGTCAAATATAGTGGGACTGAAGGGAAAAAACAAGAGACAGCTATTATAAATCAATTGGAGCTGTCACCTTTAGACAGAAAGCGGATTGTTGAAATTATTGAATCAGTTTCTTTTAATGGTGGCAATGAAAAAGAAGCAACTTCAATTGAAGCGAAAATTGTTAGAGATGCAGATAGACTTGATGCAATGGGTGCAATAGGAATTGCCCGAACATTTGCTTTTGGTGGTGCCCGAGGTAGAAATCTTTATGATTGGTCAGAAACTGCAAGATTAAACATGTCCGAAAAAGAATACCACACTAAAGATACATCATCAGTTACTCATTTTTATGAAAAATTATTGTTATTAAAAGATTTAATGGTTACCAAGACAGGAAAAAAACTTGCCTTACAACGTCATGAATATATGTTGGCATTTATTGACCAACTTAAAATAGAAACGAGTGAAGAATATTGA
- a CDS encoding cold-shock protein, giving the protein MHQGKVKWFNIEKGYGFIEYNNGDDVFVHFTGIQSDGFRTLEEGQNVTFEIIEGNRGPQAANVLLISK; this is encoded by the coding sequence ATGCACCAAGGCAAAGTAAAATGGTTTAACATTGAAAAAGGATACGGCTTTATCGAATACAATAATGGTGATGATGTGTTCGTCCATTTTACTGGAATCCAAAGTGATGGATTTCGAACGTTAGAAGAAGGTCAAAATGTTACTTTCGAAATAATCGAAGGCAACCGAGGTCCACAAGCCGCAAATGTATTATTAATTTCAAAATAA
- a CDS encoding zinc-finger domain-containing protein, protein MNKKTVIREIDNLLGTYCDGCFIKRELNNKGGKTLAHRFCISGCTVGDQLQFLGKELSKVKTKN, encoded by the coding sequence GTGAACAAAAAAACAGTTATTCGTGAAATCGATAATTTACTTGGAACATATTGCGATGGTTGCTTTATTAAAAGAGAGCTCAATAATAAAGGTGGAAAAACATTGGCACACCGTTTTTGTATCAGCGGTTGTACTGTTGGTGATCAGTTACAGTTTTTAGGGAAAGAACTCAGTAAAGTAAAAACTAAAAACTAA
- a CDS encoding queuosine precursor transporter — protein sequence MFNEVLGLAFAILNMIFVLIMYKFFGKTGLFVWVGFATVLANIQVVKLIEIFGLTATLGNAVYGSIFLVTDILNEKYGKKEAKKAVWLGFSSLIMMTIIMQLVIQFQPAPDDFAQDSLETIFGLIPRIALGSLIAYIISQYTDVIIFSFLRKVFPADGAFWIRNNGSTMISQLLDTLIFTTIAFVGVFPKEIWLSVFISTYALKFLVSIIGTPFGYLAKRITPVDEK from the coding sequence TTGTTTAATGAAGTACTTGGATTAGCTTTTGCAATTTTAAATATGATATTCGTTTTAATCATGTATAAATTTTTCGGAAAAACAGGGTTATTTGTATGGGTTGGATTTGCCACTGTACTAGCAAACATTCAAGTAGTAAAACTTATTGAAATTTTTGGATTAACAGCTACTCTTGGAAATGCAGTATATGGAAGTATTTTTTTAGTTACTGATATATTAAATGAGAAGTACGGAAAAAAAGAAGCTAAAAAAGCAGTCTGGTTAGGATTTTCGTCTTTAATTATGATGACAATCATCATGCAACTAGTGATACAATTTCAGCCAGCCCCTGATGATTTTGCGCAAGACTCCCTGGAAACTATTTTCGGATTGATCCCGCGAATCGCACTTGGTAGCTTAATTGCATATATCATAAGTCAATATACGGATGTAATAATTTTTAGTTTCTTACGTAAGGTATTCCCTGCTGATGGGGCATTCTGGATACGAAATAACGGATCTACAATGATTAGTCAGTTATTAGATACTCTTATATTTACAACTATTGCGTTCGTAGGTGTTTTTCCGAAAGAAATTTGGCTAAGTGTATTTATTTCGACGTATGCATTGAAATTCCTCGTCTCAATTATTGGTACGCCATTTGGATAT